The following are from one region of the Leptolyngbya sp. 'hensonii' genome:
- the leuS gene encoding leucine--tRNA ligase translates to MESRYNPAEIEEKWQQVWSEQGLDLAPDGDDRPKFYALSMFPYPSGNLHMGHVRNYTITDVIGRVHRMQGYRVLHPMGWDAFGLPAENAAIQRGIHPAKWTYQNIAQMRSELKRLGLSYDWNREVATCSPDYYRWTQWIFLQFFQAGLAYQKEAAVNWDPIDQTVLANEQVDSEGRSWRSGAKVERRLLRQWFLKITDYAEQLLNDLDNLTGWPERVKLMQANWIGKSVGAYLEFPIVGSEETIGVFTTRPDTAYGVTYVVLAPEHPLTAKVTTPEQQAVVAAFIQEVSGQSELERTAEDKPKRGIPTGGKAINPFTGQEIPIWIADYVLYEYGTGAVMGVPAHDARDFQFAKQQGLPIQVVIVPEGNSGSEPLAAAYTEAGILVNSSQFDSLPSPKAKQAIIEYAEQQGIGKARIQYRLRDWLISRQRYWGAPIPVIHCPSCGIVPVPDTDLPVVLPEDIELSGRGPSVLSQLESWVKVPCPSCGEPAQRETDTMDTFIDSSWYFLRYPDARNEDQVFDPARTNDWMPVDQYVGGIEHAILHLLYSRFFTKVLRDRGLLNLDEPFQRLLTQGMVQGLTYMNPTTGKWIPSAQVDPDDPRDPETGEKLEVSYKTMSKSKYNGVAPEDVINKYGADTARMFILFKAPPEKDLEWDDADVEGQFRFLNRVWRLVTEFAATSDRAVHPYDPATLTKLEKDLRRSIHIAIQEITADLEGDYQFNTAVSELMKLSNALTDCPCKESPVYGEGIRTLLLLLAPFAPHIAEELWQELGHRNSVHQQTWPIADPTALVADEITLVIQVCGKTRGSIQVPATADRADLERYAKESDLAQRYITGKNVKKVIVVPGKLVNFVVTE, encoded by the coding sequence GTGGAGTCCCGTTACAATCCCGCCGAGATCGAGGAGAAATGGCAACAGGTTTGGTCTGAACAGGGTTTAGACCTAGCCCCGGATGGGGACGATCGCCCCAAATTCTATGCCCTGTCCATGTTTCCCTATCCGTCGGGCAACCTGCACATGGGGCATGTCCGCAACTATACGATTACAGATGTGATTGGTCGAGTGCATCGGATGCAGGGTTATCGAGTCCTCCATCCCATGGGCTGGGATGCTTTTGGTCTGCCCGCAGAGAATGCGGCCATTCAACGGGGCATCCATCCAGCCAAGTGGACGTACCAGAATATTGCCCAGATGCGATCGGAATTGAAACGACTGGGCCTCTCCTACGACTGGAACCGGGAAGTGGCCACCTGCTCACCCGATTATTACCGCTGGACCCAGTGGATTTTTCTGCAGTTTTTCCAGGCTGGACTGGCCTACCAGAAGGAAGCAGCCGTGAACTGGGATCCCATTGACCAGACAGTGCTGGCTAACGAACAGGTGGACAGCGAAGGCCGATCGTGGCGATCGGGAGCCAAAGTTGAACGGCGGCTGTTACGCCAGTGGTTCCTCAAAATTACGGACTATGCCGAGCAGTTGCTGAATGATCTGGACAACCTCACAGGTTGGCCGGAGCGGGTCAAACTGATGCAAGCTAATTGGATTGGTAAATCCGTGGGAGCTTACCTGGAATTTCCGATCGTGGGGTCTGAAGAAACGATCGGGGTATTCACCACCCGTCCGGATACGGCCTACGGGGTCACCTATGTGGTGTTGGCTCCAGAACATCCCTTGACTGCCAAAGTCACTACCCCAGAGCAACAGGCGGTTGTGGCTGCCTTTATTCAAGAAGTCTCTGGCCAGAGTGAGCTGGAGCGCACCGCTGAAGACAAGCCCAAGCGGGGAATTCCCACCGGAGGCAAAGCCATCAATCCTTTCACGGGCCAAGAGATCCCCATCTGGATTGCTGATTACGTGTTATACGAGTACGGTACAGGAGCCGTCATGGGCGTCCCCGCTCACGATGCCAGGGATTTCCAGTTTGCGAAACAGCAGGGCCTGCCGATTCAGGTGGTGATTGTCCCGGAGGGCAACAGTGGGAGTGAACCCTTAGCAGCCGCTTACACTGAAGCGGGTATTCTAGTCAATTCCAGTCAGTTTGATAGCCTACCCTCTCCCAAGGCCAAGCAAGCCATCATTGAGTATGCCGAACAGCAGGGAATTGGCAAGGCCCGGATTCAGTATCGTCTGCGAGATTGGCTGATCTCCCGGCAGCGCTATTGGGGGGCTCCCATCCCTGTGATCCATTGCCCCAGTTGTGGGATTGTGCCGGTACCCGATACTGACCTGCCAGTAGTGCTGCCAGAAGACATTGAACTATCAGGCCGGGGTCCTTCTGTACTCTCCCAGTTGGAATCCTGGGTGAAAGTTCCCTGTCCTTCCTGTGGGGAGCCAGCCCAGCGGGAGACAGATACAATGGACACTTTCATCGATTCCTCTTGGTATTTTCTCCGCTATCCCGACGCTCGGAATGAAGACCAGGTTTTTGATCCAGCCCGCACCAATGACTGGATGCCTGTGGATCAGTATGTCGGTGGGATTGAGCACGCCATTCTACACTTGCTTTACTCCCGCTTCTTTACCAAAGTGTTGCGCGATCGGGGACTGCTGAACTTGGATGAGCCGTTTCAACGGCTGCTCACTCAGGGCATGGTGCAGGGGTTGACCTATATGAACCCCACCACAGGCAAGTGGATTCCTTCAGCTCAGGTTGATCCCGACGATCCCCGTGATCCGGAAACAGGAGAAAAGCTGGAAGTCTCCTACAAAACCATGTCCAAATCAAAATATAACGGGGTGGCTCCAGAGGACGTGATCAACAAATATGGGGCCGATACTGCGCGCATGTTCATCCTGTTCAAAGCACCCCCTGAAAAAGACCTAGAATGGGATGATGCCGATGTGGAAGGCCAGTTTCGCTTTCTGAACCGAGTCTGGCGACTGGTCACGGAATTTGCTGCAACCAGCGATAGAGCGGTGCACCCCTACGATCCCGCAACCTTGACTAAACTTGAGAAAGACCTGCGGCGGTCGATTCACATTGCTATTCAGGAAATTACCGCAGACCTGGAAGGAGACTACCAGTTCAATACGGCTGTTTCAGAGCTTATGAAGTTGAGTAATGCCCTGACGGATTGTCCCTGCAAAGAGTCTCCAGTTTATGGCGAGGGCATCCGCACATTACTTCTACTTCTGGCTCCCTTTGCCCCCCACATTGCTGAAGAATTGTGGCAGGAGTTAGGGCATAGAAATTCCGTTCATCAACAAACCTGGCCGATCGCCGATCCGACGGCGCTGGTAGCCGATGAAATCACCCTGGTCATCCAGGTCTGTGGCAAGACCAGGGGATCGATCCAAGTGCCCGCTACCGCCGATCGAGCTGACCTGGAACGCTATGCCAAGGAATCTGATCTGGCCCAGCGGTATATTACCGGCAAAAATGTGAAAAAGGTGATCGTGGTCCCCGGAAAATTGGTCAATTTCGTCGTTACGGAATAA
- a CDS encoding FkbM family methyltransferase has product MLDLAYHYFLQAEYAEASRLYEDAIAVDPTDVRNYWYLGLIYLLQGYEEEAQVTWMTGLGQPESVADQHLAHLFQILVSEAARFERLEGYRLAEVIRQYIRELHPDEAALPPPSFPATTPDEVRIQRHSWPGSLYNIKHLGFQPATVIDVGAGVGTFDLYHIFPEAKHLLLEPREEDAPHLEKICTLFPNATYLTAAAGREPGSLAFPGQDGSPRTVPMVTLDQICVDRHLIGPYLLKVDVDGPEVDVLSGATRVLQETEYAIIEMTLFNQFYDVMDLMRQQGFVAYDIVNPVYRMADGALSQVDIAFVKAAGAFRQVQSFYADDHQKAQLTADLEQYQTFMTTYIDERFAAEMAYLQQAWQAGKIVIVCS; this is encoded by the coding sequence ATGCTTGATCTGGCCTATCACTATTTTCTTCAGGCAGAGTATGCCGAAGCATCCCGACTCTATGAGGACGCGATCGCGGTTGACCCCACCGATGTGCGGAACTACTGGTATCTGGGGCTAATTTACCTGCTTCAGGGATACGAGGAAGAGGCTCAGGTCACCTGGATGACTGGCTTAGGCCAGCCAGAATCTGTCGCCGATCAGCATCTGGCTCACCTGTTTCAAATTCTGGTCAGTGAAGCAGCACGATTCGAGCGCCTGGAAGGCTATCGCTTGGCAGAGGTGATTCGACAGTATATTCGGGAACTTCATCCTGATGAAGCGGCCCTGCCCCCTCCATCCTTCCCAGCCACAACCCCAGACGAGGTCAGGATTCAGCGCCATTCCTGGCCCGGAAGCTTATATAACATCAAGCATCTGGGCTTTCAACCTGCAACCGTGATTGATGTAGGAGCCGGAGTGGGGACCTTTGATTTGTACCATATCTTTCCGGAGGCCAAGCATTTACTCCTGGAACCCCGAGAGGAGGATGCCCCCCACCTGGAAAAAATTTGTACCCTCTTTCCCAACGCGACCTACCTGACAGCGGCTGCAGGTCGGGAACCGGGTAGCCTGGCTTTTCCGGGTCAGGATGGAAGTCCCAGAACAGTGCCCATGGTCACCCTGGATCAGATTTGTGTCGATCGTCATCTAATAGGCCCTTACCTGCTTAAGGTCGATGTTGACGGCCCGGAGGTGGATGTTCTGAGTGGGGCCACTAGAGTTCTGCAGGAAACTGAGTACGCCATCATCGAAATGACCCTGTTTAACCAGTTCTATGACGTGATGGACCTGATGCGCCAGCAGGGATTCGTCGCCTATGACATCGTCAATCCGGTGTATCGGATGGCCGATGGGGCGCTATCTCAGGTGGATATTGCTTTTGTCAAAGCAGCAGGAGCATTCCGCCAGGTACAAAGTTTCTATGCGGATGATCATCAGAAGGCCCAATTAACTGCTGACCTGGAACAATATCAGACCTTTATGACGACCTATATCGATGAACGATTTGCGGCAGAAATGGCCTATCTCCAGCAGGCCTGGCAGGCGGGCAAGATTGTGATTGTCTGTAGCTGA
- a CDS encoding gamma-glutamylcyclotransferase — MTDEPLSTLLRVFVYGSLKPGGFYYDRYCAGKVIKAQPAIVPGCLYGLPMGYPAMTEGAGTVHGVLLTFNDFGVLDNLDELEGYDPDLPSYENEYERRWLEVFDSKGESLGSAWAYVMKQQQAEQLGGTLIPKGNWQPS, encoded by the coding sequence ATGACCGATGAACCGCTATCAACTCTGCTCAGGGTGTTTGTCTATGGCAGCTTGAAGCCAGGTGGATTTTATTACGATCGCTATTGTGCGGGTAAGGTGATTAAGGCCCAGCCTGCGATCGTTCCAGGTTGCCTTTATGGGCTGCCGATGGGATACCCTGCTATGACTGAAGGGGCAGGTACGGTTCACGGTGTACTACTCACATTCAATGACTTCGGGGTTCTGGATAACCTGGACGAACTGGAAGGTTATGACCCCGATCTCCCCTCCTATGAAAATGAGTATGAACGGCGCTGGCTGGAAGTTTTTGATTCCAAAGGAGAATCCCTCGGATCGGCCTGGGCCTATGTCATGAAGCAACAGCAAGCCGAACAACTGGGAGGGACTTTGATTCCTAAGGGAAATTGGCAGCCTAGTTAG
- a CDS encoding sigma-70 family RNA polymerase sigma factor, which yields MSHSISATWLTNGVQEPQSPAIQLDKLSNCDLILHCQEGIRPDRSAFAELLRRYQPHVDKVLYHLAPDWQDRADLAQEVWIRAYRNIKRLQDPIKFRGWLTRIATNLFYDELRKRKRVLEPLSLDAPRKLDDGEMDWEIASDDPGPVENLTTLEFYDQLREAIADLPEVFRTTIVLREIEGMAYEEIAELTGVSLGTVKSRIARARYRLQQQLQTYLNGK from the coding sequence ATGAGCCATTCTATTTCTGCAACCTGGTTGACAAATGGGGTCCAAGAACCTCAAAGTCCTGCAATACAGCTCGATAAACTTTCAAACTGTGATCTAATCCTGCACTGTCAGGAAGGGATCCGTCCTGATCGATCTGCTTTCGCAGAGCTGTTGCGGCGGTATCAACCCCATGTCGATAAGGTGCTCTACCATTTGGCTCCCGATTGGCAAGATCGAGCTGATCTGGCTCAGGAGGTCTGGATTCGGGCTTACCGCAATATCAAGCGGCTGCAGGATCCTATCAAGTTCCGGGGCTGGCTAACGCGAATTGCAACGAACCTGTTCTATGACGAACTCCGGAAACGGAAACGCGTTCTTGAGCCGCTGTCCCTGGATGCTCCTCGCAAACTGGACGATGGTGAGATGGACTGGGAAATTGCTTCCGATGATCCAGGACCTGTGGAAAACCTGACCACCCTGGAGTTCTACGATCAATTGCGGGAAGCAATTGCTGACTTGCCAGAGGTCTTTCGCACAACCATCGTCCTGAGAGAAATCGAAGGGATGGCTTACGAAGAGATTGCTGAACTGACCGGAGTTTCCCTGGGAACCGTAAAATCCAGAATTGCCAGGGCCCGCTATCGTTTGCAGCAACAATTGCAAACTTATTTGAATGGCAAGTGA
- a CDS encoding MBL fold metallo-hydrolase: MPETDIANPGSQLPEDQASPALEPGPENLPHDAPIDSGDIFEVHFWGVRGSIPSPGPETVRYGGNTSCVEMRVGGKRLIFDGGTGLRVLGKHLLSQMPIEAHIFFTHSHWDHIQGFPFFVPAFIPGNCFQIYGAIAASGETMKQRLTNQMLHPNFPVPIQIMKSDLKFVDLTVGDQVSLGDVTIETGLLNHPNSAMGYRVSWKGHSVVYATDTEHYPDRVDENLVHLARDADILIYDACYTDQEYNDPKSPKTGWGHSTWQAGLEVAKAAGVKRPVMFHHDPNHDDDFLDRVESEVQAAFPMAILAREGMILRVI; encoded by the coding sequence ATGCCAGAAACTGACATTGCTAACCCAGGTTCGCAACTTCCAGAAGACCAGGCCAGCCCAGCCCTGGAACCTGGTCCAGAAAATCTACCTCATGATGCTCCGATTGATTCAGGAGACATCTTTGAAGTCCATTTTTGGGGAGTCCGGGGGAGCATTCCTTCACCAGGGCCTGAAACCGTCCGGTACGGAGGCAATACTTCTTGCGTTGAAATGCGGGTCGGTGGCAAACGCCTGATTTTTGACGGCGGAACTGGTCTGCGAGTCCTGGGAAAGCATCTGTTGAGTCAGATGCCGATCGAGGCCCATATCTTTTTTACCCATTCCCACTGGGATCATATCCAGGGGTTTCCCTTCTTTGTCCCAGCGTTCATTCCGGGAAACTGCTTCCAGATCTACGGGGCAATCGCAGCCAGCGGAGAAACGATGAAACAGCGTCTGACCAATCAGATGCTACATCCTAATTTTCCAGTCCCCATTCAGATCATGAAATCTGACTTAAAGTTCGTGGATCTGACCGTTGGCGATCAGGTCAGTTTAGGAGATGTCACAATCGAAACAGGGTTGCTTAACCATCCCAACTCAGCCATGGGCTACCGAGTGAGTTGGAAGGGTCACTCCGTAGTTTACGCTACTGACACGGAACATTATCCCGATCGGGTAGATGAAAACCTGGTTCATCTAGCTCGCGATGCCGATATTTTGATTTATGACGCCTGCTATACCGATCAGGAATACAATGACCCCAAATCCCCGAAAACGGGGTGGGGCCACTCAACCTGGCAGGCTGGCTTAGAGGTTGCGAAGGCAGCCGGGGTGAAGCGTCCAGTGATGTTCCACCATGATCCTAACCATGATGATGATTTTCTAGATCGGGTAGAATCCGAAGTTCAGGCTGCCTTTCCCATGGCCATCCTGGCCCGAGAAGGGATGATTTTGCGAGTTATTTAG
- the panD gene encoding aspartate 1-decarboxylase, producing the protein MQRTLLLAKIHGCTLTSANLHYMGSIGIDQALLDAAGILPYEQVQVVNVMNGERLITYAISAPPYSGIVELNGAAARLGVKGDRLIIMTYGQLTQEELSHHSPTVVLVDSQNRPLEVHKYDQMLAEANLTEHARN; encoded by the coding sequence ATGCAGCGAACGCTTCTTCTAGCAAAAATTCACGGTTGTACCCTGACTTCAGCAAACCTGCACTACATGGGTAGCATAGGTATCGATCAGGCTCTGCTGGACGCAGCCGGAATTCTACCCTATGAGCAAGTGCAGGTGGTCAACGTCATGAATGGTGAACGTCTGATTACCTATGCCATTTCAGCACCACCCTACTCAGGTATTGTGGAGCTGAATGGAGCGGCAGCCCGTTTGGGTGTGAAGGGAGATCGTCTGATTATCATGACCTACGGTCAATTGACTCAGGAAGAACTGAGCCATCACTCACCCACTGTTGTACTTGTGGACTCTCAAAATCGCCCATTGGAGGTCCACAAGTACGATCAAATGCTAGCTGAGGCTAACTTGACGGAACATGCCAGAAACTGA
- a CDS encoding inorganic diphosphatase, whose translation MDLSRIPAQPKPDLINVLIEIPAGSKNKYEFDKDMQAFALDRVLFSSVQYPYDYGFIPNTLADDGDPLDGLVLMDQPTFPGCVIAARPIGMLEMVDGGDRDEKILCVPAKDPRYANVKSLQDVASHRLDEIAEFFKTYKNLEKKVTEILGWQNVDKVLPLVEKCIKAAQ comes from the coding sequence GTGGATTTATCACGTATCCCGGCTCAACCTAAACCCGATCTCATCAATGTGCTGATCGAGATCCCGGCAGGTAGTAAGAATAAATACGAGTTCGACAAGGATATGCAGGCATTTGCCCTGGACCGAGTGCTTTTCTCTTCGGTGCAATATCCCTACGACTACGGTTTCATTCCCAACACGCTGGCAGATGACGGCGACCCCCTGGATGGCTTAGTATTGATGGATCAACCAACTTTTCCCGGATGCGTCATCGCAGCTCGTCCAATTGGTATGCTGGAGATGGTTGATGGAGGCGATCGGGACGAAAAAATCCTCTGCGTTCCAGCCAAAGATCCACGCTATGCCAACGTCAAGTCACTCCAGGATGTTGCTTCTCACCGCCTGGATGAAATTGCCGAATTCTTCAAGACTTACAAAAATCTAGAGAAGAAGGTAACTGAGATTCTGGGCTGGCAAAATGTGGATAAGGTGCTCCCCCTGGTTGAAAAATGTATTAAGGCGGCTCAGTAG
- a CDS encoding RtcB family protein has protein sequence MPYSELDLSSPAPVLSWAGHPLASDETRMAKNVASLPFIFKHVALMPDVHLGKGALVGSVIATKEAIIPAAVGVDIGCGMCAIKTPFGADQLEGKLKKIRQDIEAQIPVGFNENDEVEKSVTNWQGWRQFKELHPGVQRLEGKAMKQLGSLGGGNHFIELCLDRENQVWLMLHSGSRNIGNMLAQNHINTAKDLAKLAGLSLPDQDLAAFVTGTPEFAAYWHDLQWAQEYARFNREVMMARFKRIIELHLAGGKPTKPLLSVNCHHNYAEKEVHYGEAVYVTRKGAVRAREEDYGIIPGSMGTKSYIVKGKGNHESYCSCSHGAGRAMSRNKAKLQYTLDDLIQQTQGIECRKDEGVLDEIPAAYKPIDQVMDNQADLVEVVATLKQVVCVKG, from the coding sequence ATGCCCTACAGCGAATTAGATCTTTCCAGTCCTGCGCCTGTGTTGTCCTGGGCCGGTCATCCTCTGGCGTCGGATGAGACCCGAATGGCGAAAAATGTTGCCTCTCTGCCGTTTATCTTCAAGCATGTGGCCCTGATGCCGGATGTTCACCTGGGTAAGGGAGCCCTGGTGGGTTCTGTGATTGCTACGAAGGAAGCTATTATTCCGGCAGCAGTAGGTGTAGATATTGGCTGTGGCATGTGTGCCATCAAGACGCCCTTTGGGGCTGATCAACTGGAGGGCAAACTCAAGAAAATTCGTCAGGACATTGAGGCTCAAATCCCGGTAGGCTTCAACGAGAATGATGAGGTCGAGAAGTCGGTTACCAACTGGCAGGGCTGGCGGCAGTTCAAGGAGCTGCATCCTGGTGTTCAGCGACTGGAGGGTAAGGCGATGAAACAGTTGGGTTCCCTTGGGGGTGGCAATCACTTCATTGAATTGTGCCTGGATAGGGAGAACCAGGTCTGGCTGATGTTGCATTCTGGCTCCCGGAATATCGGCAACATGCTGGCCCAAAACCATATCAACACGGCTAAGGATCTGGCCAAACTGGCTGGTTTGTCTTTGCCAGATCAGGACCTCGCTGCTTTTGTAACTGGCACACCCGAATTTGCGGCCTACTGGCACGATCTGCAGTGGGCTCAGGAGTATGCCCGGTTCAACCGGGAGGTAATGATGGCTCGCTTCAAGCGGATCATCGAGTTGCATCTGGCGGGTGGAAAGCCGACGAAACCCCTGCTCTCTGTCAACTGCCACCACAACTATGCCGAGAAGGAAGTTCATTACGGTGAGGCGGTCTATGTCACTCGTAAAGGGGCCGTGCGAGCCAGGGAAGAGGACTATGGGATTATTCCCGGATCAATGGGGACCAAATCCTACATTGTGAAGGGCAAGGGCAACCACGAGAGCTACTGTTCTTGCTCCCATGGGGCAGGACGAGCCATGTCCCGGAATAAGGCCAAGCTGCAATATACGCTGGATGATCTGATTCAGCAAACGCAAGGAATCGAGTGTCGTAAGGATGAGGGTGTGCTGGATGAAATCCCGGCAGCCTACAAACCGATCGATCAGGTGATGGACAATCAGGCTGATCTGGTGGAGGTAGTAGCGACCCTAAAGCAGGTGGTCTGTGTGAAGGGTTAG
- a CDS encoding heterodisulfide reductase-related iron-sulfur binding cluster: MHAAEPEIIPDIPANQKFDSQHPPDPTLIDACVHCGFCLSTCPSYRVIGKENDSPRGRIYLMDAINEGQAPLSSASVQHFDSCLGCLACTTACPSGVQYDKLIAATRPQIERNHPRPLADRLLRQLIFSLFPYPQRLRLLLLPAGLYQNSPLQKWVRSLGWLKRLSPQLAAMEAMLPRISIKSFQDNIPTLIPAQGERRYRVGMILGCVQRLFNPDVNDATVRVLTANGCDVVVPATQGCCGALSHHQGQEEQARTLARQLIDSFADAPVDYILINASGCGHTLKEYGTILQDDPVYRDQARAFADKVRDVQEFLAEVQLTSPLSPLQNQPLTLVYQDACHMLHGQKISMQPRQLLRQIPGVQLREPIDAALCCGSAGVYNILQPDVAAELGQQKVTNLLNTKADVIASANIGCFVQITRHLELQGKQVPVLHPMQLLDYSIQGIQLD, translated from the coding sequence ATGCACGCTGCAGAACCAGAGATCATCCCCGATATCCCTGCGAACCAGAAATTTGACTCCCAGCACCCCCCTGATCCAACCCTGATCGATGCCTGTGTTCACTGTGGGTTCTGCCTCTCCACCTGTCCCAGCTATCGGGTGATTGGGAAAGAAAATGACTCTCCCAGAGGTCGCATCTATCTGATGGATGCCATTAACGAAGGACAGGCCCCCCTGTCCAGTGCTTCTGTGCAACATTTCGATTCCTGTCTGGGCTGTCTGGCCTGTACTACGGCCTGCCCCTCTGGCGTCCAATACGACAAACTGATCGCCGCCACCCGCCCCCAGATCGAGCGGAACCATCCTCGCCCTCTGGCCGATCGCCTCCTGCGCCAACTCATCTTTTCCCTCTTTCCCTATCCTCAGCGCTTGCGCCTGCTTCTGCTCCCCGCTGGCCTGTATCAGAATTCCCCCTTACAGAAGTGGGTGCGATCGTTGGGCTGGCTCAAACGACTCTCACCCCAACTGGCCGCCATGGAAGCCATGCTCCCCAGGATTTCGATCAAATCATTTCAGGACAATATCCCAACCCTGATTCCAGCCCAGGGAGAACGCCGCTATCGGGTAGGGATGATCCTCGGTTGTGTCCAGCGGTTATTCAACCCGGACGTGAACGATGCCACTGTACGGGTATTGACTGCCAATGGGTGTGACGTTGTCGTACCCGCCACCCAGGGCTGCTGCGGAGCCCTCTCCCACCATCAGGGCCAGGAAGAGCAGGCCCGGACCCTGGCCCGTCAGTTAATCGACAGCTTTGCGGATGCTCCTGTTGATTACATCCTGATCAACGCCTCTGGCTGCGGCCACACCCTGAAAGAGTACGGCACGATTCTGCAAGACGATCCGGTTTATCGCGATCAAGCCAGAGCCTTTGCCGACAAAGTTCGAGACGTGCAGGAATTCCTGGCTGAAGTCCAGCTCACCTCACCCCTCTCCCCCCTACAAAACCAGCCCCTCACTCTGGTCTATCAAGACGCCTGCCACATGCTCCACGGTCAGAAAATCAGTATGCAACCCCGGCAATTATTGCGTCAGATCCCCGGCGTCCAGCTCCGAGAACCCATAGACGCCGCCCTCTGCTGTGGCAGTGCCGGAGTCTACAACATTTTGCAACCGGATGTTGCCGCAGAATTAGGTCAACAAAAAGTGACCAATCTGCTGAATACAAAGGCAGATGTCATTGCTTCAGCAAATATCGGCTGCTTCGTCCAGATTACCCGCCATCTGGAATTGCAGGGAAAACAGGTCCCCGTCCTCCACCCCATGCAACTGCTAGACTACTCCATTCAGGGAATCCAGCTAGACTGA
- a CDS encoding FAD-binding oxidoreductase: MVTETRLIQELAAIVGTGSVTPYDQLDDPWRQRLQQSVTPATTIGGMVYPQTQAELAEVVACAHRNQWPLLPCGSGTKLHWGGLADRVQIGVSMTRLNRLVEHAVGDLTVTVEAGMKFAELQATLAQHNQFLALDPAYGTQATIGGIVATADTGSWRQRYGGVRDMVLGVSFVRSDGQLAKAGGRVVKNVAGYDLMKLLTGSYGTLGILSQVTFRLYPIPTASQTVILTGEPTAITEATAALLTSALTPTCLNLLSAPTVQSLGLGQGMGLMLRFQSLAESVQEQTRRLLDLGQSLHLTGTSCSDTDEAALWHRLRSAMEPDGQDAVIACKIGVKLSDATSLLVELESLIPDQTIGLIYAGSGVGYLQSPASSASVQRLLQLRSLCQSRGGFLSVLQAPIAWKQQLAVWGYPGNALELMRRLKQQFDPHNLLNPCRFVIGNL; encoded by the coding sequence ATGGTGACGGAAACAAGGTTAATCCAAGAACTGGCGGCGATCGTAGGGACAGGATCTGTCACTCCCTATGACCAGCTAGACGACCCTTGGCGGCAACGCCTGCAGCAATCCGTCACACCAGCCACCACGATCGGTGGCATGGTCTATCCCCAAACCCAGGCAGAACTGGCCGAAGTCGTGGCCTGCGCCCATCGGAATCAGTGGCCCCTGTTGCCCTGCGGCAGCGGGACTAAACTCCACTGGGGTGGGTTGGCCGATCGGGTCCAGATTGGGGTCAGCATGACACGCCTGAATCGTTTGGTAGAGCATGCCGTGGGCGATTTGACCGTCACCGTCGAAGCAGGCATGAAATTTGCTGAGCTGCAGGCAACCCTGGCTCAGCACAATCAGTTTCTGGCTCTGGACCCGGCTTATGGAACGCAGGCGACGATCGGTGGCATCGTGGCCACTGCAGATACCGGCTCCTGGCGGCAGCGCTACGGCGGCGTGCGGGACATGGTGCTGGGAGTCTCCTTTGTCCGATCGGACGGTCAATTGGCCAAGGCTGGAGGGCGCGTTGTTAAAAATGTGGCCGGTTATGATTTGATGAAACTACTCACTGGCTCCTACGGCACCCTCGGCATTCTTTCCCAGGTAACCTTTCGCCTCTATCCCATACCGACAGCCTCCCAGACCGTGATCTTAACGGGAGAACCTACTGCGATCACCGAAGCCACTGCTGCGCTGCTGACTTCAGCCCTGACCCCGACCTGCCTCAATCTCCTGTCTGCTCCCACGGTGCAATCTCTGGGATTGGGACAGGGCATGGGCTTGATGCTGCGATTTCAAAGTCTGGCAGAGAGTGTGCAGGAACAAACCAGGCGATTGTTGGACCTGGGCCAATCCCTGCACCTGACCGGCACTTCCTGCTCCGACACAGATGAGGCCGCTCTATGGCATCGATTACGATCGGCAATGGAGCCTGATGGGCAAGATGCCGTGATAGCCTGCAAAATAGGGGTGAAGCTCTCTGATGCGACCTCTTTACTGGTGGAACTGGAATCCCTCATTCCTGATCAGACCATTGGCCTGATTTATGCTGGGAGTGGAGTGGGCTATCTGCAAAGCCCCGCCTCCTCTGCCTCTGTCCAACGCCTGCTCCAACTCCGTAGCCTGTGCCAGTCGAGAGGTGGCTTTCTATCTGTGCTTCAAGCCCCGATCGCGTGGAAACAGCAACTGGCGGTCTGGGGATACCCCGGTAATGCCCTGGAACTAATGCGCCGTCTGAAGCAGCAGTTTGACCCCCACAATCTTTTGAATCCCTGTCGTTTCGTGATTGGCAACCTGTAA